One window of the Chitinophagales bacterium genome contains the following:
- the aroQ gene encoding 3-dehydroquinate dehydratase, protein MKLIIINGPNLNLLGKRQPEIYGNVSFDDYYRKLKDEFSSIHLAYYQSNVEGELINKLHEVGFSYDGIILNAGGYTHTSVALADAVAAVSTPVVEVHISNPYAREEFRHKSLLSPVCKGIIAGLGLDGYRLAILSFLKK, encoded by the coding sequence ATGAAGCTGATTATTATCAACGGACCCAATCTGAATTTGTTGGGGAAAAGACAGCCGGAAATCTATGGCAACGTTTCTTTTGACGATTATTACCGGAAACTTAAAGACGAATTTTCCTCTATTCATCTTGCATACTATCAGAGCAATGTGGAAGGCGAACTGATTAACAAACTGCACGAGGTGGGTTTCTCTTATGATGGCATTATATTGAATGCCGGAGGATATACCCACACCTCGGTTGCTTTGGCTGATGCGGTGGCTGCGGTTTCCACACCTGTGGTGGAAGTGCATATCTCCAATCCGTATGCGCGGGAAGAATTTCGCCACAAATCGCTTCTCTCTCCCGTTTGCAAGGGCATAATAGCCGGACTTGGACTTGATGGCTACCGCTTAGCCATACTGAGCTTCCTGAAAAAATGA
- the pyrB gene encoding aspartate carbamoyltransferase, with the protein MSALSVRHLLGIQNLTREDIELILTTTDRFKEVLSRPIKKVPSLRDITIANLFFENSTRTRISFELAEKRLSADIINFSSSSSSVKKGETLIDTVNNILAMRVDMIVIRHSSPGACIFLSKHVNAQIINAGDGTHEHPTQALLDAYSIREKLKLKSFKGLRVCIFGDILHSRVALSNIFCLQKLGAEVMVCGPPTLIPKYITSLGVKVEYKVSQALQWCDVANVLRIQLERQRSHYFPSLREYALYYGITRARLDALKKEIVIMHPGPINRGIELSSDVADDPGRSIILQQVENGVAIRMAVLFLLAGKISDLN; encoded by the coding sequence ATGAGTGCGCTCAGCGTCAGACACCTGCTGGGTATTCAAAACCTTACCCGTGAAGACATAGAGCTCATTCTTACCACAACTGACCGCTTTAAAGAGGTATTGAGCCGCCCGATCAAAAAAGTACCCTCCCTACGCGACATTACTATAGCGAACCTGTTTTTTGAAAATTCTACCCGCACACGCATATCCTTTGAACTTGCTGAAAAACGCCTTTCAGCCGATATCATCAATTTTTCCTCCTCGTCCTCCTCCGTAAAAAAAGGTGAAACGCTGATTGATACAGTCAACAACATACTGGCCATGCGGGTGGATATGATAGTTATCCGGCATTCCAGCCCGGGAGCCTGCATTTTCCTGTCCAAGCACGTCAATGCCCAAATAATCAATGCCGGTGACGGAACACACGAGCACCCTACTCAGGCTTTACTGGATGCCTATTCCATAAGAGAGAAGCTCAAACTGAAGTCATTCAAAGGGCTTCGGGTATGCATCTTTGGCGATATATTACACTCCCGTGTAGCATTGTCTAACATTTTCTGCCTGCAAAAGCTGGGCGCTGAAGTCATGGTGTGCGGTCCGCCAACGCTTATTCCCAAATACATCACTTCGCTGGGCGTAAAGGTGGAATACAAGGTTTCGCAGGCCTTGCAATGGTGCGATGTGGCCAATGTGTTGCGTATTCAACTTGAGCGGCAAAGAAGCCATTACTTTCCCTCCCTGCGGGAGTATGCACTCTATTACGGTATAACCAGGGCACGTCTGGATGCCTTGAAAAAAGAAATTGTCATCATGCATCCCGGCCCCATTAACCGAGGCATTGAACTCTCGTCCGATGTAGCCGATGATCCCGGCCGTTCTATCATTCTTCAGCAAGTGGAAAATGGTGTGGCTATCCGCATGGCGGTGCTTTTTCTGCTGGCCGGTAAAATCAGCGATTTAAATTAA
- a CDS encoding acetyltransferase, translated as MRQLVFLAVRAIQTLLIPLSLLPYPILFVLSDVLFVVIFYVVRYRRKVVFENLRLCFPDKNEAEIKKIAKAYYHHLCDLMVENIKLFTLSSKQIMHRCLISGTEIIDWHFSQGKSVVVALGHCGNWELAGLATSLHFRQRAVALYKPIKNQYADLLMLRLRSKFGMMLIPLSRVRSLWRRMNGQPYLFIFITDQSPSNSETAYWTRFLNRDTAVYRGVERFARMEGMPVLFADIRKIKRGYYHIQVVPISDDAAQAREGEVTEKFMRELEKAILRDPTIWLWSHRRWKRTRPAIPAD; from the coding sequence ATGAGGCAGCTTGTCTTCCTGGCGGTGCGCGCAATACAAACATTGTTAATCCCTCTCTCGTTGTTGCCTTATCCGATACTGTTTGTTTTGTCAGATGTTCTGTTTGTGGTGATTTTTTACGTGGTCCGCTATCGCAGAAAAGTCGTGTTTGAAAACTTGCGTCTCTGTTTTCCCGATAAGAATGAGGCCGAAATAAAAAAAATTGCAAAAGCATATTATCACCATCTGTGCGACCTGATGGTGGAAAATATCAAACTATTCACGCTTTCATCAAAACAGATCATGCACAGGTGCCTCATTTCCGGAACGGAAATCATTGACTGGCATTTTAGTCAGGGCAAAAGTGTGGTGGTAGCTCTTGGACATTGTGGCAACTGGGAGCTGGCAGGTCTGGCAACAAGCCTGCATTTTAGGCAACGCGCTGTTGCCCTGTACAAGCCGATAAAGAATCAATATGCCGACCTGCTTATGCTGCGTTTACGTTCAAAATTCGGAATGATGCTCATTCCCCTTTCTAGGGTGCGCAGCCTCTGGCGCAGGATGAACGGGCAGCCCTATCTGTTTATTTTTATTACGGATCAGTCACCTTCCAACAGCGAAACTGCTTACTGGACACGTTTCCTCAACCGCGACACGGCAGTGTACAGGGGAGTGGAAAGATTTGCCCGCATGGAGGGCATGCCGGTGCTCTTTGCTGACATTCGCAAAATCAAACGGGGGTATTATCATATTCAAGTTGTGCCCATTAGTGACGATGCTGCCCAGGCAAGAGAAGGGGAGGTCACTGAAAAATTTATGCGGGAGCTGGAAAAGGCCATATTAAGAGATCCGACCATCTGGCTCTGGTCACACCGCAGGTGGAAGCGCACGCGTCCTGCCATACCGGCTGATTAA
- a CDS encoding glycosyl transferase family 2, with product MHTQLPFVAVVILSWNGKKYLQQFLPALLRTTYPNARFYVADNASGDGTDAFVREHFPSVHLLRLQKNNGFAGGYNLALAQIEADYYVLLNQDVEVTPGWIEPVVSLMQADSLIAAAQPKIRAFHQRSFFEYAGAAGGFLDRHGFAFCRGRFFNMVEEDHGQYDEETEIVWATGAALFIKANIFHRLGGLDADFFAHFEEIDLCWRIKNAGYKVYCCPRSVVYHVGGGSLPPTNPRKTYLNYRNNLSAIVKNTTGSQLFPVLLVRLLLDILSALKLLFTGKVQDFLAVLRAHAFFITHLHQLLGKRKEAWCVVHMHRIGVPNRKGFYRGSIIWAHFVEGKNCFSELLREKFF from the coding sequence ATGCATACACAGCTTCCTTTTGTTGCCGTTGTGATATTGAGCTGGAACGGCAAAAAATATCTGCAACAGTTTCTTCCGGCTCTTTTACGGACTACATATCCCAATGCCCGTTTTTATGTGGCTGATAATGCCTCCGGAGATGGTACGGATGCATTTGTCCGAGAGCACTTTCCTTCAGTTCATCTGCTGAGGTTGCAAAAGAATAATGGCTTTGCTGGCGGCTATAACCTTGCCTTGGCACAAATAGAAGCAGATTATTATGTGCTGCTGAATCAGGATGTGGAAGTTACTCCCGGATGGATTGAGCCCGTTGTTTCCCTCATGCAAGCAGACAGCCTTATTGCAGCCGCCCAACCCAAAATAAGAGCATTTCATCAGAGGTCATTTTTTGAATATGCCGGTGCTGCAGGCGGCTTTCTTGACCGGCACGGATTCGCCTTTTGCCGCGGACGTTTTTTCAATATGGTTGAAGAAGACCATGGTCAGTATGATGAAGAGACTGAAATTGTGTGGGCTACAGGGGCTGCCTTGTTTATCAAGGCCAACATATTCCACCGGCTGGGAGGACTGGATGCGGATTTTTTCGCGCACTTTGAAGAGATTGACCTCTGCTGGCGTATAAAAAATGCGGGATATAAAGTGTATTGTTGCCCCCGTTCAGTAGTTTATCATGTGGGCGGAGGCAGCCTTCCGCCTACCAATCCCCGAAAAACCTATCTCAACTACAGAAACAACCTGAGTGCAATAGTGAAAAACACGACAGGAAGTCAACTTTTCCCCGTGCTGCTGGTCCGCCTGTTGCTGGATATACTCTCTGCCCTTAAACTATTGTTTACAGGGAAGGTACAAGACTTTCTGGCTGTGCTTCGGGCACATGCTTTTTTTATCACACATCTGCATCAGCTTCTCGGTAAAAGAAAAGAGGCATGGTGTGTAGTGCACATGCACAGGATAGGTGTGCCAAACCGCAAAGGCTTTTACCGGGGCAGTATTATCTGGGCTCACTTTGTGGAGGGCAAAAACTGCTTCAGCGAGCTTTTGAGGGAAAAATTCTTTTGA
- the pyrR1 gene encoding bifunctional pyrimidine operon regulatory protein/uracil phosphoribosyltransferase, which yields MPARVILDSKKFALTIDRLCYQLIENHKDFSDTALIGIQPRGIHLSRRINSRLKEISRNHPLYYGVLDITFYRDDFRRSEKVHTANDTIIDFSIEGRKVVLIDDVLYTARTVRAAFDALLDFGRPSIVELLVLIDRRLSRHMPIQANYVGKTIDAIESEYVKVDWKETDGQDRVWIMQKKD from the coding sequence ATGCCGGCAAGGGTAATTTTAGACAGCAAGAAGTTTGCGCTCACCATTGACCGTTTGTGCTATCAGCTTATTGAAAACCACAAAGATTTTTCAGACACCGCACTCATCGGCATTCAGCCCAGGGGCATCCATTTATCCAGGCGGATAAACAGCCGCCTCAAGGAAATCAGCCGCAACCACCCCCTCTATTATGGAGTGCTGGACATTACTTTCTACCGTGATGACTTTCGCAGAAGCGAAAAGGTGCATACGGCCAATGACACCATAATTGATTTTTCCATTGAGGGTAGAAAGGTGGTCCTCATAGACGATGTGCTATACACTGCCCGTACCGTGCGTGCAGCCTTTGATGCCCTGCTGGACTTTGGCAGGCCATCTATCGTGGAGCTGTTGGTACTCATTGACAGGCGCCTCAGCCGCCACATGCCCATTCAGGCCAACTATGTGGGCAAAACCATTGATGCCATTGAATCAGAATATGTAAAAGTGGACTGGAAAGAAACAGATGGACAAGACCGCGTGTGGATAATGCAAAAAAAAGATTAA
- a CDS encoding aminotransferase class IV, translating into MRWVNHNGKLLQADVSLFENTNRSFRYGDGLFESMIAFPDTIPFYTLHSERLQRGMLVLSMQCASPYSLKTIEHLILDLLKHQASAPVFSVRLTMFRKGNGKYQPQSHHAEFLIEAEPLKQKLFALNKEGLRICIFSGQRKAPGLLSPFKTTSALVYVLAALYARKRKADDSIIVNTSGNICEASSSNIFLLSKNHLLTPPISEGCVDGIMRRIVIRLAQDNGIAVKEKKITPQMLKQADEVFLTNALSGIRWVKHFENYSYGHELATRLSALLQTQVLRTSSW; encoded by the coding sequence ATGCGTTGGGTCAATCATAACGGCAAACTGCTGCAAGCCGATGTTTCTCTTTTTGAAAACACCAACCGCTCTTTTCGTTACGGAGATGGTCTCTTTGAATCCATGATTGCTTTTCCTGATACTATTCCTTTTTATACATTACATAGTGAAAGGTTGCAGCGAGGTATGCTCGTGTTGTCCATGCAGTGCGCTTCGCCTTATTCGCTAAAAACAATAGAACACCTTATTCTGGATTTACTCAAACATCAGGCATCCGCTCCTGTGTTTTCCGTGCGGCTGACAATGTTCCGGAAGGGTAACGGCAAATATCAGCCACAATCGCACCATGCTGAGTTTCTGATAGAAGCTGAGCCGCTCAAACAAAAGCTTTTTGCCCTAAACAAAGAAGGTCTGCGCATCTGCATATTTTCAGGACAACGCAAAGCTCCGGGTTTGCTCTCTCCTTTTAAAACTACCAGCGCATTGGTTTACGTGCTTGCTGCACTCTATGCCCGTAAACGTAAAGCCGATGACAGCATTATTGTAAATACCTCCGGAAACATCTGTGAGGCTTCCAGCTCAAACATTTTTCTGCTTTCCAAAAATCATCTTCTCACACCACCGATCAGCGAGGGCTGCGTGGATGGCATTATGCGCAGGATTGTGATACGCCTTGCGCAGGATAATGGCATCGCAGTGAAAGAAAAAAAAATCACACCACAAATGCTAAAACAGGCTGATGAAGTTTTTCTCACCAATGCCTTGAGCGGAATCCGTTGGGTCAAGCACTTTGAAAACTATTCTTATGGACATGAGCTGGCCACACGGCTCTCTGCACTTTTACAAACACAGGTACTGCGCACCTCATCATGGTAA
- the xerD gene encoding tyrosine recombinase XerC translates to MAWTSSIKGFTAYLKLERSLSKNTVAAYERDIQLLEDFLKEKEYAVTPQEITPALLREFITWISERGFKDRSQARILSGVRAFYKYLLTEDMTDKNPTLLVEGPKLSRKLPDVLSYEEINAIIDAIDLSKPEGMRNKAMLETLYSCGLRVSELINLKISNLHLNLNYIKVTGKGNKERLVPIGDVAVKYIQIYRQEVRSHIRVKKGCEDILFLNRWGGKLSRIMVFLLIKQLALQAGIKKNISPHTFRHSFATHLVEGGANLRAVQEMLGHASITTTEIYTHLDRHYLRDTVLRFHPRYNQSGL, encoded by the coding sequence ATGGCATGGACGAGCAGCATAAAGGGTTTTACTGCTTATCTGAAGCTGGAGCGTTCTCTTTCAAAAAACACGGTTGCTGCCTATGAGCGGGATATCCAATTGCTGGAGGATTTTCTTAAAGAAAAAGAATATGCCGTCACCCCGCAGGAAATTACCCCTGCCTTGTTGCGGGAGTTCATCACCTGGATAAGTGAAAGAGGTTTTAAAGATCGCTCGCAGGCGCGCATCCTTTCGGGGGTAAGGGCTTTTTACAAATACCTGCTTACAGAAGATATGACCGATAAAAATCCTACTCTGCTGGTAGAAGGTCCCAAGTTGAGTCGTAAGCTGCCTGATGTATTAAGTTATGAAGAGATAAATGCCATCATTGATGCTATTGACTTGAGCAAGCCGGAGGGCATGCGCAACAAAGCCATGCTGGAAACTTTGTATAGCTGCGGCTTGCGTGTCTCCGAGCTGATTAATCTGAAAATTTCCAATCTTCATCTCAATCTGAATTATATCAAAGTAACCGGTAAGGGGAATAAGGAGCGTTTGGTGCCCATCGGGGATGTAGCGGTAAAATACATTCAGATTTACCGACAGGAGGTGCGCTCCCATATCCGCGTAAAAAAGGGCTGTGAAGATATTTTATTCCTGAACAGGTGGGGAGGGAAGTTGTCGCGTATAATGGTGTTTTTGCTCATCAAACAACTGGCGCTTCAGGCTGGAATCAAAAAGAACATCAGTCCGCATACATTCAGGCATTCATTTGCTACGCATCTGGTTGAGGGTGGGGCCAATCTGCGGGCTGTGCAGGAAATGCTGGGACACGCTTCTATCACTACCACTGAAATATATACCCACCTGGATCGTCATTACCTGCGTGATACCGTACTCCGGTTTCATCCGCGCTATAATCAAAGCGGACTGTAA
- the phrB1 gene encoding deoxyribodipyrimidine photo-lyase yields the protein MVTNSPICIFWFRRDLRLQDNAGLYHALRSGLKVLPLFVFDIHILNRLQDRDDRRVEFIHHSLVRLNEELNNVGSTLTVMHDTPLNAFKKITEKYRIGLVVANHDYEPYAIERDNTIKRFLQEKGIPFKTYKDQVIFEKEEIRKDYGEPYTVFTPYSKKWKEKLSDFYLKPYPCHNYYRNFVQSPSQAIPSLKDIGFKATGCAFPPALVSDARIRNYDKTRDFPFLNGTSRLSVHLRFGTISIRALAARALQLNETFLNELIWREFYQMILYSFPHVVHSSFKPQYDRIAWINNEVHFQKWCEGKTGFPIVDAGMRELNATGYMHNRLRMITASFLTKQLLIDWRWGEAYFARKLLDYELASNNGGWQWAAGTGTDAAPYFRIFNPQLQARKFDPQQRYIRQWIPELGTTAYPLPIVDNELAVKRALQAYKEALARH from the coding sequence ATGGTAACAAACAGCCCGATTTGCATATTCTGGTTCAGACGCGACCTGCGCTTACAGGATAATGCCGGTCTCTATCACGCCCTGCGGAGCGGCCTTAAGGTTTTACCGCTTTTCGTCTTTGACATCCACATATTAAACCGCCTGCAGGACCGTGATGACCGCAGAGTAGAATTTATTCATCACTCTCTTGTGCGTTTGAATGAAGAGCTCAATAATGTGGGCAGCACCCTTACCGTAATGCATGACACACCTTTGAATGCTTTCAAAAAGATCACCGAAAAATATCGCATAGGGCTGGTTGTCGCCAATCATGATTACGAGCCTTATGCCATAGAGCGGGACAACACGATAAAGCGATTTCTGCAAGAAAAAGGAATTCCCTTTAAAACCTACAAAGACCAGGTAATTTTTGAAAAAGAGGAAATCAGAAAGGACTACGGGGAACCCTACACGGTCTTCACTCCCTACAGCAAAAAGTGGAAAGAAAAACTCTCCGATTTTTATTTGAAGCCCTATCCATGTCACAACTACTACAGAAATTTTGTTCAGTCGCCATCTCAGGCCATTCCTTCCCTGAAAGACATTGGATTCAAAGCCACCGGCTGTGCCTTTCCTCCTGCTCTGGTATCTGACGCACGAATACGCAATTATGACAAAACACGTGACTTCCCCTTTTTGAATGGAACTTCAAGGCTTAGTGTACACCTGCGTTTCGGCACCATCAGTATTCGCGCGCTTGCAGCAAGGGCCTTGCAGCTTAATGAAACTTTTCTCAACGAACTGATCTGGCGGGAATTTTATCAAATGATTCTTTACTCGTTTCCTCATGTGGTTCATTCCTCCTTCAAGCCGCAGTATGACCGTATAGCCTGGATTAACAATGAAGTTCATTTTCAAAAATGGTGTGAAGGCAAAACCGGCTTTCCTATTGTAGATGCCGGTATGCGTGAATTAAATGCTACCGGCTACATGCATAATCGCCTGCGCATGATTACAGCCAGTTTTCTTACCAAGCAACTGCTTATTGACTGGCGCTGGGGAGAGGCTTATTTCGCCCGCAAACTGCTGGATTATGAACTGGCTTCTAACAATGGAGGATGGCAATGGGCTGCCGGCACAGGTACCGATGCCGCTCCTTATTTCCGCATTTTTAATCCGCAGTTGCAGGCACGCAAGTTTGATCCGCAGCAACGCTACATCCGCCAATGGATTCCGGAATTGGGTACTACGGCATATCCGCTTCCTATTGTGGACAATGAGCTTGCCGTAAAAAGAGCTTTACAGGCATACAAAGAAGCTCTGGCACGCCATTAA
- a CDS encoding sulfotransferase family protein, translating to MSKGDFDFNISVISGSSTCNAIRIIKDSRVEPPYYLKTFNSLAFSLAGEPFRWWEHIRYDRQVKRFRIEEPPVFILGHWRSGTTFLHNLLCEDPTAGYITTYQTVFPELLLGGQWLFKRFMQKKLPEKRAFDNMAIAPDSPQEDEVAITNTHPYGFYNFMIYPKKTKEYYQKYVEFSGVSEQLRNYWKKKYLRIVKKALIYTKGKRFISKNPPHTGRIKVLLEMFPEARFIHIYRNPIHVFISTKKMFKASLPPLQLHNITDAQLEENILWVYERMMRAYLRDRNLIPKNQLVEVSYEEFAENPVDTIRHIYSTLCLPSFERALPSIEKHVKEQRNYRTNRHHISPQIVEKIYARWKFAMDEWDYTLPANIEMTN from the coding sequence ATGAGCAAAGGTGATTTTGACTTCAATATTTCCGTAATATCAGGGAGTTCTACCTGCAATGCAATTCGGATAATAAAGGACAGCCGTGTTGAGCCACCTTACTATCTGAAAACCTTTAATTCTCTTGCATTCAGCCTGGCAGGTGAGCCTTTTCGCTGGTGGGAGCATATCCGCTATGACCGGCAGGTGAAACGTTTCCGTATTGAAGAGCCTCCCGTATTCATTCTCGGCCACTGGAGAAGCGGTACCACTTTTTTGCATAACCTGCTCTGTGAAGATCCAACAGCCGGCTATATCACGACATATCAAACTGTGTTCCCGGAATTGCTGCTTGGCGGACAGTGGCTGTTCAAGCGTTTTATGCAAAAAAAATTACCAGAGAAAAGGGCATTTGACAATATGGCTATTGCACCTGATTCTCCGCAGGAAGACGAAGTGGCAATCACAAACACACATCCCTATGGCTTTTACAACTTCATGATATACCCGAAGAAAACCAAAGAGTATTATCAGAAATATGTGGAATTCAGCGGGGTTTCAGAACAACTGCGCAATTACTGGAAGAAAAAATATCTCCGCATTGTCAAGAAGGCACTCATTTACACCAAAGGCAAGCGGTTTATTTCTAAAAACCCTCCGCATACGGGCAGGATAAAGGTTTTGCTTGAAATGTTTCCCGAGGCACGCTTCATTCATATTTACCGCAACCCGATACATGTTTTTATTTCCACAAAAAAAATGTTCAAAGCCTCTCTGCCGCCACTGCAGCTGCATAACATTACCGATGCACAACTGGAGGAGAATATTTTATGGGTTTATGAGAGAATGATGCGGGCTTATCTGCGCGATCGCAATCTAATACCTAAAAACCAACTGGTTGAAGTGAGTTATGAAGAGTTCGCAGAAAATCCGGTGGACACCATCCGGCACATTTATTCTACCCTATGCTTACCGAGTTTTGAAAGAGCTCTGCCTTCTATAGAAAAACATGTGAAAGAGCAAAGGAATTACCGGACAAACAGGCATCATATTTCACCCCAAATAGTAGAAAAAATTTATGCGCGATGGAAATTTGCCATGGACGAATGGGACTACACCCTGCCGGCTAATATTGAAATGACCAACTGA